The Myxococcus fulvus region GACGACGCCGTAGCCGCCCACGCCCAATCTTTCGAGGACGCGCCAGCCTCCCGTCAGGACGAAGCCCGGGGGCAGGGCTTCCGGGGGCATCGACGATGGGTGCGGGCTCATGGACGTCGGAGGTCTCCTGGACTCCGACGAATCTAGCAGGTTGAATACCCCTCGGGTGGCCTGTGGCTCTGGCCATCCCACAGGTCACCCAGGCGGCCGGGCGCGGGGCGCTCCTGGGGGGCGTGTGTCAGCGGGGGCTTGATGTGAGCTCGCGCATCATCACGACCTTGGGGTAGGCGACGAAGAACCCCAGGCGCTCCATGTTCCGCTGTGAGGGACTGGCGGGCAGGGTGCTGCTCGACGCCAGGGTGCAGCCCTGACGGGTGGCCCAGTCGAGGCGGGTGGCGATGAGTGCCTGCTGGAGCCCTCGGCCGCGGAAGCGTTCGCGCACGCCGGTGCCGGACAGGGTGGCCACTCCGTCGTGCACGGCCACGGTGCCGCCTCCCGCGGGTTCGCCGTCCACGAGCGCGAGGAAGCACGTGGTGCCAGGCATCGTCGCGGTGCCCAGCATGAGCGAGGACTCCTCGGCGGAGACCTCGTCACGCCCCATGAAGCCCTGGGCCACGGTGCGCGAGAAGACCTGGGCCTCACCGGGGTGGAGAGGACGAAGCTCGATGCCGGGCGCGGTGGGGGGAGGTGGGCTCGCGGGCAGGGCGCGCAGGAAGACCTGCTGGAACTCACCCACGCGGTAGCCGCGACGGGCCAGCTCCAGGGCGAACGACGGGTCGGCGAAGGGGAGCAGGTCGAGTTGGAGGAGACCGCCCTGTTGTCCCAGGTGGGCCTCCACGCGGTCGAGGGCCTCGGTGCTGACGGGGCCTTCGAGTCCGAGCGCGAGTGCCTGGGTGAGCGGCGAGTTGGCGCCGTTGAAGAGGGCGAGGCCACCTGCGAGCTCGAGGATGCCGTGCGTGGGCGTGGCGGCGCGGTTCTGCGCGGCCTGGGCCAATTCCACGCGGCGGACCAGCGCGGCGTCCACGGTGGGGCGAGAGGAGGAGAGTGACATGGGCCACCCTTGCTCACGCCGCGCAGGGCGTCCACCCAGTTCCTGCTTCGTCTATCGGGTTCGTGCGATTCGTCGAGTCCGTCACCTTGCGACGGAAGCGAGCGGGCGTGAGTGCGTGGCGCGCGCGGAACAGGGCGATGAAGTGGCTCTGACTGGAGAAGCCCGTGGCTTGCGCGATGTCGCTCAAGGGGCGCGCGGTGGTGGCGCGCGGCTCCTGCCGGGCGGCCCGTGTAGTTCAGCAGGTAGACGGCCGTCACCAGGGCGAGGTTGCCGAGTCGGTCCCGATGCTGTCGTGTTGCTCGGTCATGCGTGTGTCCCCAGGAGAAGGGGGGCGATGCGAGCAGGGACGCTGACGGGAGTCAAAGAATGTCAGACATGGGGCATATAAGGCGACAGGTGCGCCCGCACGCCGGGTGACAATCTGTTCGATGCGAAGGGCGCGGACGACGAGTTTCACCTCCGCATCACGACCTTCTCGAGGGTGCTGCGGAGCCGTACCGTCCAGACTCCCAGGCTGAGGAAGAGCTGTTGCGATTTGAGGGTTTTCTCGCGAGCCCTCACGTGCTTGTTGACGTGGGCTCTGTCTCAAGACACATTGCAAAGCCACGACAACAGTCTTCCAGTTAACACCATGTCGGTGTCCTCATAAGGGAGCGTCATGCGGCTGTATTCCGGGGTCGTCGGGCTCCTATCTGCCATTTTCATGGCAGTGAGGGCGTGGGGAGATTCATGTCAAGGCGTGCCAGGCCGCTGTTGGTCCACCACCAGGTGGCGGCCTATCGGCGGTCAATCACTGGCGCTCGTCGCCCTCGCATTGCAGCTCTTCGCCCTTCCGGCGCAGGCCGGCCCCTGTGCGGAGGGGGATACCGCGCCGCGTGACTGCTCGGTCGGCGTTTGCAAGGGCGTCGCCTACTGTGAAGGTCCCTATCTCGGTGAGTGTACCGCCACCGGGGAATCGACCCAGTCATGCACCGTCTGCGGCCGTACCGGCTATCGGTACTGCTCGGACTTCGACCTCATGCCGGAGTCCTGCTCCGCCCACCGTGCCGAGCTCTGCAACGCGTGCGATGACGATGGTGATGGTGCCGTGGACGAGGGCCTCGCGGGCGCCGCCTGCACCCTGCCCAACGGCTGCAGCGGCGTGATGTCGTGCTCCTCCTCGGGAGGCACCTGCGTCTGGGCTCCGGGAAGCACGAAGCCCTGCCCCAACTGTGGCACGGGGGGGTACGCCACCTGTCAGCAAGATGGCTCCATCGGTCTGTGTCGCCCCGTGGCTCCGACGGGCGAAATCGACTGCAACGGCTGTGACGACAACCACGACGGTGTCGCGGATGGCGCCTCGAGCACCGCGGAGACTTGCAACGGGCAGGACGATGACTGCGATGGCGCCATCGACGAGGGCTCCTCGGGCGTGGAGGGCGACGCGTGCGCGGTGAATGTGGCCCAGGTGTGCTGCGAGCCGACGACGTGTGTGGCACAAGGCAAGAACTGTGGCGTCATCTCCAACGGCTGCGGAAGCCCGCTGGACTGCGGCACCTGCCCCAGCGGCCAGGCCTGCGGCACGGGAGGTGTCCCCAACGTGTGCGCCTGCGCGCCCATTCCTGAGCAGACGGCCTGCTCCGGCAAGTGCGGACTGGTCCCCAATGGGTGCGGCAGCACGTGGAACTGCGGTGGTTGTACCAGCCCCCAGAGTTGCGGCGGTGGTGGCACGCCCAACGTCTGTGGTTGTACGCCGGTTTCACAGGCGACGGCCTGCGCCGGGAAGAATTGCGGACTGGTGTCCAACGGCTGCGGTGGCACCTACAGTTGTGGTGGGGCCTGCACGGGCTACAACTCCTGCGGCGGCGGCGGCAACCCCAACGTCTGCGGTTGTTCGGCGGACCCCAATGCCTGCGACGGAAGGGAGTGCGGCAGCGTCGACAATGGCTGTGGTGGAACCATGAACTGCGGAACCTGCCTGGGGACCGCCTACTGTCGGGCCGGCGAATGCGTGGGCGGAGACCTGCAGAAGTCCGAGGAGGTCTCCCGATGAAGCGCCTGATGAAACCCGCGACCCATCATGACAGTCACGCCTCCGGAAAGGGCGTCCAGATGAGGCGTCTGCTCTCGTTGCTCGCCATTGGCCTGTACAGCGTCAACCTCCTGAGTTCCTGCGGTCCGCTCACGGACCCTGACGGGCATGAAGGCCCGGGGAGTTCCTCGGCCAACCGGCTCAGTGGCACGGAGCGCCTCCTCGCCCCGACTGGGACGGTGGTGGACACCAACGCCCAGGCCGATGTCACCCCGGGCGCGACGGAGGGCAGCTACTCGCTGACGGCCGACGGCGCGGCCACCTACAGCGTGCCGTTGTGGGTTCCTCCGGGGCGTGCCGGCATGCAGCCGGAGCTCGCGCTCAGCTACAACAGCCGCTCGGGCATGGGCATCGCGGGAGTGGGATTCACCCTGGGTGGGACGCCGTCGCGCATCACCCGATGCCGCAAGTCGGTGGCGCAGGATGGCGTGGTGGGGCAGGTGCGCTTCGACACGTCGGACGCGTTCTGCCTGGATGGCGCGCGCCTGGTCCACACCAACCCTAGCGTGGCCGCATATGGCGCGAACGGCAGCGAGTACCGCACGGAGGTCGACAGCTTCGCCCGGGTGACGCTCTTCGCCAGCACCCCCAGCGGCCCGCCGGACTCCTTCGAGGTGCGCCAGAAGAATGGACGCATCCTCACCTACGCCGCGAAGCTGGATGGCGGACGCGTCATCCCTCAGCGGTCGCCGCCCACGAGCGTCAACACGGACACGCTCGAAACCGTGCGCTTCGCCTGGGCCCTCTCCGAGGTCAAGGACCGGCAGGGTAACTACATGCGCCTGCTGTACGACCGGGTGGGCTCTGCCGAGATGGGCTACCAACATCTCCTGCGGCGCATCGAATACACCGGCTCACATACCGATGCCTCTGTGGCTGTGCCCCAGCGCTCCGTCGTGTTCAGTTACGAGGCGGGTGACGTAGATGAGTCCTATGTCGCGGGATTCAAACTGCGCTCCTCCCTGCGGTTGAGTCGCATCCAGATGTACGCGCCGGACGTGCCTGTCTCCCAGACGCAGCCAGGCGCCAGCGCCCTCTGGCGCTCCTATGCGCTGAAGTACTTCGAGGGTAGCGAGCGGAGCATCTCGGGCCGCAGCCTTCTCAAGAGCGTGGAAGAGTGTGACGGGCGCAACGTGTGCAAGGCGCCCACCACCTTCTCCTGGGGAATGGGCTCCGAGTCCTACACGACCATCCACACGGGCATCAGCGATGTCATCGCCAATGACAACATGCTCGGCGGCGTGAACCCCTATGCCGCCCGCGATGTCTGGACGCTGCAGCTCGCGGACGTCAACGGCGACGGCAAGGACGACCTGCTCTATCGGATGCCGATTTTTGGCCCCTCGGGCACTTTCTCTCGTGCGGAATGGCGCCTGCGGTTGAGCACCGGCTCGGGGTTCGGTGCAGCCATGAACGTCAGTCTCCCCGTCGTGCGCGTGGGCGATTCGCTGGACGACCTGGCCCCCGTGGACATGGACATGGATGGCAAGACGGACATCCTGGCCATCAACCGCACCCACTGCGACACGAACCTCAGCGGCCACAACCAGCTCTACCGGTTCAACGGCACCAATTTCACTCCCACCATCAACGATGGGAGTGAGGCCTACGCCGTCTGCCATACGACCCTGGCGGACCGCCTTCCCACGGGCCTGCAGACCGCCGACCTCAACGCCGATGGCCTGCCGGACCTCATCCGCTCCTGGCGCCACGTCAACGCGACCGAGGTCACGCCCACGGAGTGGGCCTGGCGTCTCAACCCGCTGGGCAGCACGGGCGCGCTGAATTTCCCCGCCTACACCTCGCTCGGAATCCGCTCTGGACTGGAGCACGCGGGCCTCGTGGTGGACGTGGATGGCGATGGTGCGTCGGAGTTGTTGCTGCGCAAGCCTCAGTCCAATACTCCGGACGACTTCGCCAGCTACTACACCGCGGTGGGAGTCAACTCGGACGGCAGCGTGCGTGAAGTGGAGACGACGTTGTCCGCGTTGGCCTGGGATTACGACCGGGCGCCGCCCCACCACTATCTCAACCTGTGGATGGTGGACGTAACGGGCGATGGCCTCCCGGATGCGCTGACGCTGCACCGGGAACGCAACCCCCGTGACAACCAGAGCCGTCAGCTCAAGCTGGCGGTGAACACCGGCAATGGCTTCTTGCGACCGACAATCATCGCCCTTCCCCTCAGCAGCATGCCCGGGCCTTCTCTCTGGGCGGAGGGAGGCCGAACCATCGACAACGGCCTGCGTGTCCTCGACTTCGACATGGATGGGCGGCAGGACCTGCTGCTCACCGAGTACTATCCGACTGGGGACGCGTCTCAGCCTCCGCGCGAATACCTCACGGTGTTGCAGTCGACGGGCACGGGCTTCACCAGCAGATTCCTCTCCTCCCAAAGCGCCTCCCGCATCCCAGTAGGCCGGGCTTCGGGAGATGGCTTCACGAAACCGCCAGGAGGCACCGGCCCCCTGGAGGGCGCGGGCTGGGGGCAGAAGCAGACGCGAGTCGGCGACATCAACGGGGATGGTCTGCAAGACATCGTCCAGGTCGCGTTCAGCAGTTCGAGCCTGGTGGTGCACCTGCGCCAGGGAGGCAAGCCGGACCTGCTGCAAGAGGTCCGAGACGGGCATGGCAAGTTCGTCCGCTTCGAGCACGCTCCGCTGCGTGCGCTGCAGGACGCGGGGCGGTACACGCCCGGCACCTGCACCTATCCGCAGTACTGCGGCACGCGCGGAATGTGGGTCGTCGGCTCTTACGAGACTGACAGCGGACAGGGCGACGTCCCCGAGCTGCCCTTCCGCAAGTACGACGTCAGCTACGCGGAGGGGAGGACGGACCTGCGAGGTCGGGGCTGGTTGGGCTTCGGCCGTCGTGTCGTCACGGACACGGCGACGAATGCGACGACGACGACGGTGTATGACAACGTCACTCGCACCGGGACTCTCTACCTCCATGCGGGCTCGCCCAAGTCGGAGACGGTCAGCACCCCCCTTGAGCTGGGGACGCACAGCCGCGTCACCACCTTCCTCCGGGAGGCACGCACCGCGCCCGAGGGCGTCACGCGCTTCTTGTGCCCGGTGAAGACGACGGTGACCGAGACGGACAGCGTCCATGGCGCCATCGCCTACTCGGTTTTGGACCAGCAGTGTGACGCATATGGCAACGTGACGTCGCAGGACACCTTCGTGCGCTTCAGTGCCTCCGACACGGTGGGGACGCGGCTGCAGCGCACCCTCCAGGTGGAGAACCATCCCAGCACCTGGGTGCTGGGCCTGCCTCGGAGGGTGACGGACACGTCTACGTCGCCGCCCACGGACCTGCATCCCAGCGGCCAGCAGGCAACGCGCGCGACGACGTACCAGTACTGCGCCAGCGAGCCCTGCCCGGAGTCGAACCTCGTCTGGCGCGCCGTCACGGAGCCGGAGGGCAGCGTGGACACGCGATTGGTCGTCACCTACGCCAGGGACCTCACCGGTCAGGTGACGTCCGCCGAGGCCTCGCATGGGGGCACCGCGCCCTCACGCCAGGAGAGCGTCTCCTATGACAACTTCGAGAAGCTCTTCCCCATCATGGCAATCAACGCGGAGGGCCTCCGGAGCGACACGGCTCACCACCCGGCGCTGGGCGTGGTGGCGCTGACCGAGGATGCCAATGGCGTGAGGACGCGCCGCGCTTATGACGGCTTTGGCCGGCTGCGCATCGAGACGGCGCCCTATCGTGAAGGCGGGGTTTCGGCTGGCCCATCCGTGTCGGTGGGTTATGCGCTCGCGGGGTCGGGAACCCTCGTGACGGTGCAGCGCGCTGGAAGTCCCACCGTCGTCGAACGGCTGGACAGGTGGGAGCGGCCGATTTCCATCAGCACCCAAGCGGCGGACGGACGTTGGACGTACGCCACCACGGAGTACGACTTCTTCGGTCGCCCGTCGCGCGCCACGCAGCCGCGCTTCGAGGCCGAGCCTGCGAAGGCCACCACCTTCACCTACGACAACCTGGGACGGCCGCTGAAGGCGACCGGGCCTGACGGCTCTTTCCAGGAGTGGACCTACCAGGGGCGCGCGATGCGCCACTTCGACGAATTGAGCAACTGGGCGGCCGTCGTCTACTCACCGTTGGGCCAGCCGCTGGTGGTGGAGGAACAAGAGTCTCGGGACACCGCCACGATGGTGTCGACCTTCTACTCCTACGGCCCGTTCGGCCTGCTGGAGTCGGTGCGGGACGACAGTGGCGGCGTCACCTCCATGGAGTACGACGTCCTGGGGCGCCGCACGAAGCTGATGGAGCCCAAGCTTGGGCCGCTCGTCACGGCGTACAACGCCTTCGGCGACGTGCGCCAGGAGACGGACGCGGGAGGCCGGCAGACGACGTTCGGGTACGACAGGCTCGGTCGTGAGGTGCTCGTCAGCAACGCGGATGGGCAGACGCGCTTCGTCTGGGACACCGCACCGTATGGCATTGGCGGACTGGCGCAGGCAGTGAACGAGCGCAGCGCGACGACGACGGCGGATGACGTGGTGTCGGCGTATACGTATGATCCGCTGAGTCGACCCATCCAGGAGTCGCTCACCCTGGGCGGTGCGACGTACCTCCTGGACCAGAGCTACGACGGCTTCGGCCGCCCGGACACCCTCTGGTACCCGGCGGGTCCTGGAGGCACCCGGCTGACGGCGAAGCAGGAGTACACGGCGACGGGTTACCCCCTGGCGGTGAAGGACGCGTCCACTGGCGCCGAGTACTGGCGCGCGAAGGAGCGCGACGCGGTGGGGCGGCTGCTCACCGAGGCTCGCGGGGCGAACGTCCTGACGACGTGGAACCGGTATGACCACCGAGGACGCTTGCGCTTCATTGAGTCCCGGGTGGGCGCGACGACGGCGGGCAGTCCCCTCCAGTCGTTGTCCTACGGCTACAACACCAACAACAGCCTGAGAAGCCGCCATGACACGTTGAAGCAGGTGTCGGAGTCCTTCCAGTATGACGGCTTGGACCGGCTGAAGCGCTGGACGGTGCAAGCCCGGTGCGACAACACCGTCACCGACTACGACTACGACCTCCTGGGCAACCTCACCTCCCGGAAGGTGGTGCGCAATGGCACCCAGACGGAGCGGCTGTACTTCCAGTATGGCGCGCTGACGGCGCCGCGGCACGCACTCACGGGCGTGAGCACGACGGCGAACTTCAGCACGCTGTCGGAGAGCTTCACCTACGACGCGGCGGGCAACCAGACGAACGCCGCGGAGGCGGGGACAGGGCGCTTCCGCAACATCAGCTACACGTCCTTCAACCTGCCCGCCACGCTGCAGACGCAGCAGGGCACGCTGAGCTTCACCTATGACGCCTTCCAGCGCCGGACGCTGAAGCAGCACGGCAACGGGGACTCCACTCTCTACCTGGGAGGCGTCTACGAGAAGCGGCGGGAGTCAGGCGCGGACTCGCACGTCTTCATGGTGCTGGCCGAAGGCCGCGCGGTGGCGCAGGTGACGCTGGCCTCGAGCAGTGGTGCCACGCCCGTCACCTCGTACCTGCTGAATGACTACCTGGGCTCGGTGGAGACGGTGACGGACGCGGCCGGCACGGTGCTGGAGCAGCGCAAGTACCAGCCCTTCGGCGCGCGGGGCCGCGTGGATGACCCGACGCTGGCTCCGGCCACGACCTCCAGCGTCGTGCGGCTGGGCTTCACGAGTCATGAGTGGGACGAAGAGGCGGGGCTCGTCAACATGAGGGGCCGGCTCTATGACCCCAGGGTGGGGCGCTTCTTGACGCCGGACCCGGTGGTGCAGGCGCCGTTCTCGAGCCAGGGCCTCAACCGGTACAGCTACGTCTTCAACAACCCGCTGCGGTACATCGACCCGTCTGGCTTCTCGGGAGAGGAGGCCATCTCGAGCGTCATGTGGACGGGGCCTACCACCGACGGCGAGGCGACCTCCATCTGCGGTTCTCCCAATCCGTCGGACTGCATCTCTCCGACGGCGGGCTCGGTCAATGGTGCGGCGACGGAAGTTGGCAACAGCTCTGATGGCGGCGACAGCAGCCCCGCGGCCATCGCGGGTGGCGCCGACATGAATGGAGGAACCGCTCCGGGTGTCGTGCAGTCCTCCTGCCAGTTCTGTGTGGGAGATGGACGCGGCTTGTTTGCCTTCAGTGACAAGCAGATGGACGACCTGCAAGGCTGGGCGCGTGAGACGAAGTGGGCCTACGCACCTGGCGTGGGGCTCGCCACGTCGACGCTCAACGTGATGCTGTCGTTGATGCGCGGCAAGACGGACGACCTGTACAGCGACGTGGCCCAGGTGGGGCTCTCCTTTGTCGCGGGGAAGGTGATAGGTGGCGTCATCAAGGGGGTGGCACCTGTCGTCGTGGCCGCGACGCGCCCTCTGCTGGTCAAAGCCGAAGCGGGCATCGCCGCGAGACTCGCGCTGGGAGGTTGCTTCATCGCGGGCACACCCGTCCTTACTGCGAAGGGGTTGGTGCCCATCGAGGAAGTGGCGGTGGGGGACTGGGTGTGGGCCTGGGATGAGGAGACGAAGGTGCCAGGCTGGCACCGGGTGTCGAAAACCTTCATTAAGCCCGCGATGGTCGTGCTCGAAGTCATGCTGGAGTCACCCGATGGCACCCGTGAATCGTTCGGGGTGACGGCGGAGCACCCATTCGGCGTCGTGGGGCGAGGCTGGACGGAGGCGCAGTCGCTCAGGTGGGGGGATGAGGTTGAGTCCGCCCTGGGAGAGCGCATGCGCGTGGTCTCCGTCGCGACCTCCGCGGAGCGCAAGCCGGTCTTCAACTTCGAGGTGGAAGACGCTCACACGTATTTCGTGGGCGAGTCCACCGCGTGGGTTCACAACATCTCGTCGATTGCGAGACGGCTGTTCCCGAATACGATGCCCGAGAGGCTCGCGGAGGAGATGGCAGACGCGGAGAGTGTGAAGGCCCCCATCATGGAGGTGAGCGCTCGTGGTTTCAAAGCGCTTGTCGACAGTGGTGAGAAGATAAAGTACGTGGTGCTGGAGTCGGGTAAGCTCATCGTCGCCCCTCACACTTACATGGGAGTGGAGATCAAGCACGCAGTGCTATCCGGCGGGCGCGCGGTTCTTACCGCAGGCGAGGCTGAAATTGCCCGTACCGGCCGCAGGTACTTTGGCCTCAGTATCAATGTCCAAAGCGGCCATTTCATGCCAACTGAGGAGAGCGTGGTGTATGCTCGGGCTGCGTTCGCCCAGTTTGGCATTACCTTCCGGTAACCAAAATGAGGTGCATGATGGAGCCCAAACAGGCCACGGTGCGACGCTGGTCCGAACTCTCCAGCACCCCCCTCTCGGAAGAGAGTGTGCGTGCTCTGCACTTGCCCGCGAAGAAGTATCGAGTGCGCGTTGAACGGTATTTGCAGGGGACAGATTTCGCTGGCGTCATGCGGGCCGGTACGTTCTATGTGTTGGCTGGGCACTGCCAGATGGAATTCGGCACGCAGGCCGTCCAACTCGCCGCTGGGGATGTCGCAGAGTTTCCTGCCGGCAGGTATCGCGTGGTGGTGAGTCGCGAAGCTGGGTGTGTTGCGGTTTTTGCCTGGGAGATTCCAGCGGAGTTTGCTCGATAGGAGAAGGTTGGACTCTGCGTTGCGGAGTCCTTCCAACTCAGTACCCAGATGTCGGCCTGGGCACATGTAGGGTCTGGGCCACTTCGCGTCAGCTGCGTCCCGTGGTGCGTTGCCTCGCCACGGGACGCATTCTCATATTCTGCCTGGGCGGCTCCGTTCCCAGCGGTGTGTCTCCATATTCCAGGTTGCGTCCGAGCATCACTGAGTGAGTGTCATCCGCATCCTCGGGTGTCCGAGCTGTGGTGAAGATGCCACCGATCCCAGCGGCGATGCTAACGCACTGGGCTCTTGCCTTGATTGGTGACGTCGAACCCCTCTTCAGGCCAAGGGTGCTGGCTACGAGCATTCGGAAGCCATCGGTCCACCAAGGTCTTCATCCTCGCCCCGTTCGTCCGGTCACGCTGGCTCTGACGCCATAGCGCTCGGTAACCCATGCGGGCCTGCCCGCGCTCGGAATCGCTCCATGGCGGAGATGTTGATGGGAACAGCATGGTCCGCGAAATAGCCGTGCACCACGGCTGCAAGCCAGTTCTCCTGCTCCGGGATGGGCCGATGGTGACGTAGTTACGGTTCTGCTTTCACGTCCTTCAGCTTCGCGTTCATCCTTACCTGCTTGGAAGGACTCCGCGACGCAGCGTCCGCCCTTCGCTTATCGAGCAAACTCCGCTGGAAGCTCCCAAGCAAAAACAACAACACACTCAGCTTCACGCCCCACCAGCGTGCGAAAGCTGCCTGCAGGAAACTCTGCGACATCCCCAGCGGCGAGTGGGACGACCTGCGTGCCGAATTCCATCTGGCAGTGCCCAGCCAACAGGTAGACGGCGCCGGCCCGCATTTCGCCAGAGATATTCGCCCCCGGCGAATACCGGCTAACGCTCACCCGATACTTCTTCGCGGGCACGTGCAGCGCACGCACACTCTCCTCCGAGAGGGGTTTGCTGGAGAGTTCGGACCAGCGTCGCACCGTGACCTGTTTCGGCTCCATCATGCACCTCATGGCGGGAAGGTCATGCAAGGTAGCGCTCTTCATGGGGCCACCGTCGTTCGAATGCCGCACCAGGGGCGACCGGTCAACGGATGAGAAGCGCCCTTGAGTCTGCCCTGGCTTCGCTGGAGACGACTTACCGGGCACCCGATGAATTGCAGTAGCCCTCGGGCTTCGACCCCGTCGCGCACGGAGTCGTCATCCGGTGACGCGGCCGTGGCCCAGGCGAGCGAGAGCCCCCCTGGTGGCACCCCGCACCCCTGTCCACCCCAGGTCGCCCGGCAGGCCACTCGCCGAGGGGGCGGAAAGAACCCGTGCGCCCGGGCGTGTCTACGGGTATAGACAACCCCCTCATGTGTCCCATGGTGAAGACGGAAGACCTCATCGATGCCCAGGGCGTGGCCGGCCTGCTGCAACTGCGCCACACCAACAGCGTGAGCACCTATCTGCGCCGCTACCCGGACATGCCCCGCCCCATCCTGGACCTGGGCACCGGACGCCCACGCTTGTGGCTGCGTCCCCAGGTGATGCGCTGGCTCCGTGCCCGCAGGTCCGACACGGCTTCCATCGGAGTTGAGAGATGACCACCGCCATTCCCCGTACCCCTCCCGCCGTCCTGCCCGGCCCCAATGACACCTGCTGGTGCGGCAGCGGCACCAAGTACAAGAAGTGCCACCGCGGCGCCGACGCCGTCGAGGCGCGCAAGAAGGGCCCCGAGGTCGCGCGCAAGGGCATCCGCCCGGGCCTCATCAGCCCCCGTCGCGACGTGCCCCTCCACATCGCCCGCCCCGACTACGCCGTCTCCGGCCGCCCCCAGCGCCGCCCGAGCGACTCCGAGATCCGCTCGCCGGATGTCATCGCGCGCATGCGCAGGGCCTGCAAGGCCGCCGCCGAGGTGCTCCAGGAAGTCGCCTCCCACGTGCGCCCCGGCATCACCACCGACGAGCTGGATGCCATCACCCACGAGGCCTACATCCGCCGGGGCGGCTACCCGAGCACGCTCAACTACCACGGCTTCCCCAAGTCCCTGTGCACCTCGGTCAACGAGGTCATCTGCCACGGCATCCCCGACAACCGCGCGCTGGAGGACGGCGACATCGTCAACCTGGACATCACCATCTACCTGGATGGCGTCCACGGCGACTGCTCGGCCACGCACTTCGTGGGCAAGGTGGACCCGGAGAGCGAGCGGCTGGTGCGCGTCACCCGCGAGTGCATGGAGCTGGGCATCGCC contains the following coding sequences:
- a CDS encoding RHS repeat-associated core domain-containing protein, with the translated sequence MRRLLSLLAIGLYSVNLLSSCGPLTDPDGHEGPGSSSANRLSGTERLLAPTGTVVDTNAQADVTPGATEGSYSLTADGAATYSVPLWVPPGRAGMQPELALSYNSRSGMGIAGVGFTLGGTPSRITRCRKSVAQDGVVGQVRFDTSDAFCLDGARLVHTNPSVAAYGANGSEYRTEVDSFARVTLFASTPSGPPDSFEVRQKNGRILTYAAKLDGGRVIPQRSPPTSVNTDTLETVRFAWALSEVKDRQGNYMRLLYDRVGSAEMGYQHLLRRIEYTGSHTDASVAVPQRSVVFSYEAGDVDESYVAGFKLRSSLRLSRIQMYAPDVPVSQTQPGASALWRSYALKYFEGSERSISGRSLLKSVEECDGRNVCKAPTTFSWGMGSESYTTIHTGISDVIANDNMLGGVNPYAARDVWTLQLADVNGDGKDDLLYRMPIFGPSGTFSRAEWRLRLSTGSGFGAAMNVSLPVVRVGDSLDDLAPVDMDMDGKTDILAINRTHCDTNLSGHNQLYRFNGTNFTPTINDGSEAYAVCHTTLADRLPTGLQTADLNADGLPDLIRSWRHVNATEVTPTEWAWRLNPLGSTGALNFPAYTSLGIRSGLEHAGLVVDVDGDGASELLLRKPQSNTPDDFASYYTAVGVNSDGSVREVETTLSALAWDYDRAPPHHYLNLWMVDVTGDGLPDALTLHRERNPRDNQSRQLKLAVNTGNGFLRPTIIALPLSSMPGPSLWAEGGRTIDNGLRVLDFDMDGRQDLLLTEYYPTGDASQPPREYLTVLQSTGTGFTSRFLSSQSASRIPVGRASGDGFTKPPGGTGPLEGAGWGQKQTRVGDINGDGLQDIVQVAFSSSSLVVHLRQGGKPDLLQEVRDGHGKFVRFEHAPLRALQDAGRYTPGTCTYPQYCGTRGMWVVGSYETDSGQGDVPELPFRKYDVSYAEGRTDLRGRGWLGFGRRVVTDTATNATTTTVYDNVTRTGTLYLHAGSPKSETVSTPLELGTHSRVTTFLREARTAPEGVTRFLCPVKTTVTETDSVHGAIAYSVLDQQCDAYGNVTSQDTFVRFSASDTVGTRLQRTLQVENHPSTWVLGLPRRVTDTSTSPPTDLHPSGQQATRATTYQYCASEPCPESNLVWRAVTEPEGSVDTRLVVTYARDLTGQVTSAEASHGGTAPSRQESVSYDNFEKLFPIMAINAEGLRSDTAHHPALGVVALTEDANGVRTRRAYDGFGRLRIETAPYREGGVSAGPSVSVGYALAGSGTLVTVQRAGSPTVVERLDRWERPISISTQAADGRWTYATTEYDFFGRPSRATQPRFEAEPAKATTFTYDNLGRPLKATGPDGSFQEWTYQGRAMRHFDELSNWAAVVYSPLGQPLVVEEQESRDTATMVSTFYSYGPFGLLESVRDDSGGVTSMEYDVLGRRTKLMEPKLGPLVTAYNAFGDVRQETDAGGRQTTFGYDRLGREVLVSNADGQTRFVWDTAPYGIGGLAQAVNERSATTTADDVVSAYTYDPLSRPIQESLTLGGATYLLDQSYDGFGRPDTLWYPAGPGGTRLTAKQEYTATGYPLAVKDASTGAEYWRAKERDAVGRLLTEARGANVLTTWNRYDHRGRLRFIESRVGATTAGSPLQSLSYGYNTNNSLRSRHDTLKQVSESFQYDGLDRLKRWTVQARCDNTVTDYDYDLLGNLTSRKVVRNGTQTERLYFQYGALTAPRHALTGVSTTANFSTLSESFTYDAAGNQTNAAEAGTGRFRNISYTSFNLPATLQTQQGTLSFTYDAFQRRTLKQHGNGDSTLYLGGVYEKRRESGADSHVFMVLAEGRAVAQVTLASSSGATPVTSYLLNDYLGSVETVTDAAGTVLEQRKYQPFGARGRVDDPTLAPATTSSVVRLGFTSHEWDEEAGLVNMRGRLYDPRVGRFLTPDPVVQAPFSSQGLNRYSYVFNNPLRYIDPSGFSGEEAISSVMWTGPTTDGEATSICGSPNPSDCISPTAGSVNGAATEVGNSSDGGDSSPAAIAGGADMNGGTAPGVVQSSCQFCVGDGRGLFAFSDKQMDDLQGWARETKWAYAPGVGLATSTLNVMLSLMRGKTDDLYSDVAQVGLSFVAGKVIGGVIKGVAPVVVAATRPLLVKAEAGIAARLALGGCFIAGTPVLTAKGLVPIEEVAVGDWVWAWDEETKVPGWHRVSKTFIKPAMVVLEVMLESPDGTRESFGVTAEHPFGVVGRGWTEAQSLRWGDEVESALGERMRVVSVATSAERKPVFNFEVEDAHTYFVGESTAWVHNISSIARRLFPNTMPERLAEEMADAESVKAPIMEVSARGFKALVDSGEKIKYVVLESGKLIVAPHTYMGVEIKHAVLSGGRAVLTAGEAEIARTGRRYFGLSINVQSGHFMPTEESVVYARAAFAQFGITFR
- the map gene encoding type I methionyl aminopeptidase codes for the protein MTTAIPRTPPAVLPGPNDTCWCGSGTKYKKCHRGADAVEARKKGPEVARKGIRPGLISPRRDVPLHIARPDYAVSGRPQRRPSDSEIRSPDVIARMRRACKAAAEVLQEVASHVRPGITTDELDAITHEAYIRRGGYPSTLNYHGFPKSLCTSVNEVICHGIPDNRALEDGDIVNLDITIYLDGVHGDCSATHFVGKVDPESERLVRVTRECMELGIAAVKPGRPISDIGRAIEDHATKNGMSVVRAYCGHGIGETFHTSLQIPHYYEPEADTIMEPGMIFTVEPMINLGGWGHRTWDDGWTAVTADGSRSAQFEHTLLVTEQGPDILTVA
- a CDS encoding GNAT family N-acetyltransferase, yielding MSLSSSRPTVDAALVRRVELAQAAQNRAATPTHGILELAGGLALFNGANSPLTQALALGLEGPVSTEALDRVEAHLGQQGGLLQLDLLPFADPSFALELARRGYRVGEFQQVFLRALPASPPPPTAPGIELRPLHPGEAQVFSRTVAQGFMGRDEVSAEESSLMLGTATMPGTTCFLALVDGEPAGGGTVAVHDGVATLSGTGVRERFRGRGLQQALIATRLDWATRQGCTLASSSTLPASPSQRNMERLGFFVAYPKVVMMRELTSSPR